The following coding sequences are from one Triticum dicoccoides isolate Atlit2015 ecotype Zavitan chromosome 4A, WEW_v2.0, whole genome shotgun sequence window:
- the LOC119284129 gene encoding F-box protein PP2-B10-like, which produces MTAHYELASRTRKSIPFDFAGPHKYSCCLQHFRGHNTAHRNDRATPLFAPFAHTSWKDPASAGTAHNPHPPPATTAAGPHRPQPALLAAANRQICGRHNRRHAPSPSPAFRAIAKSDAVWACFLPPLADLPPLANGEPLPGRGKKDMFLCLSGSSILLSGGLMSMWLDRDSGAKCYMVSAKQLSIARHDTPQYWSWIDLADSRFSKGAQLIFVCWMEIRGKIHGKMLSQGTPYATYMLFKLADETYGLDSPADASVSVGGTGIARKLCIQHNPQRCYTEDVVLPRERADGWMELELGEFVCEGDEDGDVSFSLVETKRLNEKSGLFMQGMKIRRKNQTDLIKGGASGIKPNASTV; this is translated from the exons ATGACTGCACATTATGAGCTGGCCTCAAGAACACGAAAGTCCATTCCATTTGATTTTGCTGGCCCTCATAAATACTCATGTTGCTTACAACATTTCAGAG GTCACAACACTGCCCATCGCAACGACCGCGCCACACCGCTGTTCGCGCCATTTGCCCACACCAGCTGGAAAGATCCAGCCTCAGCCGGCACCGCGCACAATCCACATCCTCCACCTGCGACCACCGCCGCCGGCCCACACCGCCCGCAGCCCGCACTGCTCGCCGCCGCCAACCGCCAAATCTGCGGCCGCCACAATCgcaggcacgccccctccccctccccggcCTTCCGCGCCATCGCCAAATCGGACGCCGTCTGGGCCTGCTTCCTGCCGCCGCTCGCtgacctcccgccgctggccaATGGAGAGCCGCTGCCGGGGCGCGGGAAGAAGGACATGTTCCTCTGCCTCTCCGGCAGCTCCATCCTCCTTTCAGGCGGACTCATG AGCATGTGGCTGGACAGGGATTCCGGCGCCAAGTGTTACATGGTGTCGGCGAAGCAGCTGTCCATCGCGCGGCACGACACGCCACAGTACTGGTCCTGGATTGATCTCGCCGACTCGAG GTTCTCTAAAGGTGCTCAACTCATCTTTGTTTGTTGGATGGAAATCCGCGGCAAGATACACGGCAAGATGCTGTCACAAGGCACACCTTATGCCACTTACATGCTGTTCAAGTTGGCAGATGAGACCTACGGGCTGGACTCGCCAGCCGATGCATCTGTGAGCGTTGGAGGCACAGGTATTGCGCGCAAGCTCTGCATCCAACATAACCCGCAAAGATGCTATACAGAGGACGTAGTGCTCCCTCGTGAAAGGGCTGATGGTTGGATGGAGCTGGAACTAGGTGAGTTTGTATGCGAGGGGGATGAAGATGGCGACGTGTCCTTCAGCCTAGTGGAGACGAAACGTTTGAATGAGAAGAGCGGTCTCTTCATGCAGGGCATGAAGATAAGGCGTAAGAATCAAACGGATCTAATTAAGGGAGGAGCTTCTGGGATTAAACCAAATGCGTCGACCGTTTAA